A genomic stretch from Bosea sp. F3-2 includes:
- a CDS encoding ABC transporter substrate-binding protein — MIGVTRMLSNCARRTGFGPTRRGLVGAALVGMVALAGAMPAAAQTPLKFTLDWVFQGPTSPFLVALDKGYYKAEGLDVTMDPGQGSAGAVQRVATGAYDIGFADVNSLIEYNAKNAGKEILCVFMAYDFPPFGVHALKKSGITKPADLAGKKLGAPVFDASFRLFPAFAKKNGIDAASVQHVNLTPQLREQSLVQGTVDFISGHYFSSILDLKARGVKAEDVVSFNYSDYKMDVYGNGIIISPALAAKPEVVTGFLRATAKAWKEVAANPALGIAAAKKRDPLIDEKLEAERLDMSLRMNVLTPFVKANGMGDVDPGRFARSVKDVAEAFGLPSAPEPDKVFSGKFLPPKAERMVAP; from the coding sequence ATGATCGGCGTGACGCGGATGCTGTCGAATTGCGCGCGGAGGACGGGCTTTGGGCCGACGCGGCGCGGCCTTGTCGGTGCGGCTTTGGTGGGAATGGTCGCGCTGGCCGGGGCGATGCCTGCCGCTGCTCAGACTCCGCTGAAATTCACGCTCGATTGGGTCTTCCAGGGGCCGACCTCGCCCTTCCTCGTTGCGCTCGACAAGGGTTACTACAAGGCCGAAGGGCTCGATGTGACGATGGACCCTGGCCAGGGCTCGGCCGGCGCCGTCCAGCGCGTCGCGACCGGCGCCTATGATATCGGCTTCGCCGACGTGAACTCGCTGATCGAATACAACGCTAAGAACGCGGGCAAGGAGATCCTCTGCGTCTTCATGGCCTATGACTTCCCGCCCTTCGGCGTGCATGCGCTGAAGAAGAGCGGGATCACGAAGCCCGCCGATCTCGCCGGCAAGAAGCTCGGCGCGCCGGTGTTCGATGCCTCCTTCCGCCTGTTCCCGGCCTTTGCCAAGAAGAACGGCATCGACGCCGCCAGCGTCCAGCACGTCAACCTGACGCCGCAGCTGCGCGAGCAGTCGCTGGTGCAGGGCACGGTCGACTTCATCTCCGGCCACTACTTCTCGTCGATCCTCGATCTGAAGGCGCGCGGCGTGAAGGCGGAGGACGTCGTCTCCTTCAACTACTCCGACTACAAGATGGACGTTTACGGCAACGGCATCATCATCTCGCCGGCGCTCGCCGCGAAGCCGGAGGTGGTGACCGGCTTCTTGCGTGCCACGGCCAAGGCCTGGAAGGAGGTCGCGGCCAATCCGGCGCTGGGCATCGCCGCCGCCAAGAAGCGCGACCCGCTGATCGACGAGAAGCTGGAGGCCGAGCGCCTCGACATGTCGCTCAGGATGAACGTGCTGACGCCCTTCGTGAAGGCGAACGGCATGGGCGATGTCGATCCGGGGCGCTTCGCCCGCTCGGTCAAGGACGTGGCCGAGGCCTTCGGCCTGCCTTCCGCGCCGGAGCCCGACAAGGTCTTCTCGGGCAAGTTCCTGCCGCCGAAGGCGGAGCGGATGGTCGCGCCGTAG
- a CDS encoding FAD-binding oxidoreductase — MSAILDRMAGIVGAKNIVTDADAMVPYLKEWRDLFRGKAQGIVRPGSTAEVAELVKLAAETGTTLVPQGGNTGLVGGQIPIAEGREVILSLQRLDKVRTVDTDGDTMIVEAGVTLKRAQDAAEAAGRLFPLSLASEGSCTIGGNLSTNAGGTAVLAYGNARELCMGLEVVLPDGRIWNGLRQLRKDNTGYDLKNLFIGAEGTLGIITAAVLKLFPLPAARATAFLAVPDPEAALTLLNAAKAGAGGTLTTFELMPRIGLDFVLRHASGTRDPLSEPSPWYVLMEVSAQSAAGLDEAVEAFLGEALEQGIVTDAALAGSLTQRADFWKLREMLSEVQTYEGGSIKHDVSVPVHATPEFLKRAIPMVEAMVPGCRPVPFGHLGDGNIHFNVSQPVGADKAAYLAGWAEMNEAVHAIVTELHGSISAEHGIGRLKRDLLPGVKDPVEFDLMRAIKKTLDPKAILNPDAVLAKG, encoded by the coding sequence ATGAGCGCAATTCTTGATCGCATGGCCGGCATCGTCGGCGCGAAGAACATCGTCACCGATGCCGACGCCATGGTGCCCTATCTCAAGGAATGGCGTGATCTCTTCCGCGGCAAGGCGCAAGGCATCGTCCGCCCCGGCTCGACCGCAGAGGTCGCGGAACTGGTAAAGCTCGCCGCCGAGACCGGCACGACGCTGGTGCCGCAGGGCGGCAATACCGGCCTCGTCGGCGGCCAGATCCCGATCGCCGAGGGCAGGGAGGTCATCCTCTCGCTGCAGCGGCTCGACAAGGTCCGCACCGTCGACACCGACGGTGACACCATGATCGTCGAGGCCGGCGTCACCCTGAAGCGGGCGCAGGACGCAGCCGAGGCGGCAGGTCGCCTCTTCCCGCTCTCGCTCGCCTCGGAAGGCTCCTGCACCATCGGCGGCAATCTCTCGACCAATGCCGGCGGCACCGCAGTCCTCGCCTATGGCAATGCCCGCGAGCTCTGCATGGGGCTGGAGGTCGTGCTGCCCGATGGGCGCATCTGGAACGGTCTGCGCCAGCTGCGCAAGGACAACACCGGCTACGACCTGAAGAACCTTTTCATCGGCGCCGAAGGGACGCTCGGCATCATCACCGCCGCCGTGCTCAAGCTCTTCCCGCTGCCTGCGGCGCGCGCTACCGCCTTCCTCGCCGTGCCGGACCCGGAGGCGGCGCTCACGCTGCTGAATGCCGCCAAGGCCGGCGCCGGCGGCACGCTCACCACCTTCGAGCTGATGCCGCGCATCGGCCTGGATTTCGTCCTGCGCCACGCCTCGGGCACGCGCGACCCGCTCTCCGAGCCGTCGCCCTGGTACGTGCTGATGGAAGTCTCCGCTCAGTCCGCTGCCGGGCTCGACGAGGCGGTCGAGGCCTTTCTCGGCGAGGCGCTGGAGCAGGGCATCGTCACCGATGCGGCGCTCGCGGGATCGCTGACCCAGCGTGCCGATTTCTGGAAGCTGCGCGAGATGCTCTCGGAAGTGCAGACCTATGAAGGCGGCTCGATCAAGCACGACGTCTCGGTGCCGGTCCACGCCACGCCCGAATTCCTGAAGCGGGCGATTCCGATGGTGGAGGCGATGGTGCCGGGCTGCCGACCGGTGCCCTTCGGCCATCTCGGCGACGGCAACATCCATTTCAACGTCAGCCAGCCGGTCGGTGCCGACAAGGCAGCCTATCTCGCCGGCTGGGCGGAGATGAACGAGGCGGTCCATGCCATCGTCACGGAGCTTCACGGCTCGATCTCGGCCGAGCACGGCATCGGCCGGCTGAAGCGCGACCTGCTGCCGGGGGTGAAGGACCCGGTGGAGTTCGACCTGATGCGGGCGATCAAGAAGACTCTCGATCCGAAGGCGATTCTGAACCCCGACGCGGTGCTGGCAAAGGGCTGA
- a CDS encoding RsmD family RNA methyltransferase, which translates to MNEVLVVDRLGQRGDGIAQTPSGNIFVPYALPGETVRAVVDGERGQLVEIIAPSESRIAAICPLFTRCGGCAAQHMAPGLYREWKRQQVVTALSRAGIEVPVADLVDAHGAGRRRVTFHARRQGEATVVGFMAARSHDLIAVEACPVLAPGLDRAPAVALMLANRMGGASKPLDIQVTASEAGLDVDMRGHGPLGDKLRLTLTQLAERLDLARLSNHGEIVVERRPPVQHMGKALVAPAAGGFLQATAAGEEALAGLVMAALPKGKRVADLFAGCGPFSFRLAERMQVLAVESDKAAMLALAKGAGATQGLKPIATETRDLFRRPLLEHELNGFDVVVLDPPRAGAEAQVKRLAASKVRDVIYVSCDAGSFARDAATLVAGGYALEGVTPVDQFRYSAHVELVGVFRRGRKG; encoded by the coding sequence ATGAACGAAGTCCTCGTCGTCGATCGCCTCGGTCAGCGGGGAGATGGCATCGCGCAGACGCCCTCAGGCAACATCTTTGTTCCCTATGCGCTGCCGGGCGAGACCGTGCGCGCCGTCGTCGACGGCGAGCGCGGGCAGCTCGTCGAGATCATCGCGCCCTCAGAATCCCGCATTGCTGCGATCTGCCCGCTCTTCACCCGCTGCGGCGGCTGCGCGGCGCAACACATGGCGCCCGGCCTCTACCGGGAATGGAAGCGCCAGCAGGTGGTCACGGCGCTGAGCCGCGCCGGCATCGAGGTGCCTGTTGCCGATCTCGTCGATGCCCATGGCGCCGGGCGCCGGCGCGTCACCTTCCATGCCCGCCGCCAGGGCGAGGCGACGGTCGTCGGCTTCATGGCCGCGCGCAGCCATGATTTGATCGCGGTCGAGGCCTGCCCGGTGCTGGCGCCGGGCCTGGACCGCGCGCCTGCCGTCGCCCTGATGCTGGCGAACCGCATGGGCGGTGCGAGCAAGCCGCTCGACATCCAGGTCACCGCCTCGGAAGCCGGGCTCGACGTCGACATGCGCGGCCACGGCCCACTCGGAGACAAGCTCAGGCTCACCCTGACGCAACTCGCCGAGCGGCTCGACCTCGCCCGGCTCTCCAACCATGGCGAGATCGTCGTCGAGCGCCGGCCGCCCGTGCAGCACATGGGCAAGGCGCTGGTCGCCCCGGCTGCCGGTGGCTTCCTGCAGGCGACGGCGGCTGGCGAGGAGGCCTTGGCCGGCCTCGTCATGGCGGCGCTGCCCAAGGGCAAGCGCGTCGCCGATCTCTTCGCCGGCTGCGGCCCCTTCAGCTTCCGACTGGCCGAGCGCATGCAGGTGCTGGCCGTCGAGAGCGACAAGGCGGCGATGCTCGCCCTGGCCAAGGGCGCCGGTGCGACGCAGGGGCTGAAGCCCATCGCGACCGAGACGCGCGACCTGTTCCGCCGCCCGCTGCTGGAGCATGAGCTCAACGGCTTTGACGTCGTGGTGCTCGATCCGCCGCGCGCCGGTGCGGAGGCGCAGGTCAAGCGGCTGGCGGCCTCGAAGGTCCGGGACGTGATCTACGTTTCCTGCGATGCCGGTAGTTTCGCGCGCGACGCTGCGACGCTGGTTGCGGGCGGATATGCACTGGAAGGCGTGACGCCGGTCGACCAGTTCCGCTATTCCGCCCATGTCGAGCTCGTCGGTGTGTTCCGGCGCGGCAGGAAGGGCTGA
- a CDS encoding cysteine synthase A: MTIRNGVIEAIGNTPLIKLQKASQETGCAILGKAEFMNPGQSVKDRAALAIIRDAEAKGQLKPGGVIVEGTAGNTGIGIALVGNALGYRSVIVIPETQSQEKKDMLRLAGATLVEVPAAPYANPNNYVKVSGRLAEELAKSEPNGAIWANQFDNVANRQGHLDTTGPEIWDQTAGKVDGFICAVGSGGTLAGVGMALKARNPKVTIGLADPMGAALYSYYTSGVLKAEGSSITEGIGQGRITANLEGAPIDAAFQIPDAEAVQIVFDLLEQEGLCLGGSSGINVAGAIRLAKQMGPGHTIVTILADYGTRYQSKLFNPEFLRSKNLPVPGWLERDGTILKQVAARVMA; encoded by the coding sequence ATGACCATCCGCAACGGCGTCATCGAAGCTATCGGCAACACCCCGCTCATCAAGCTGCAAAAGGCGTCGCAGGAAACGGGCTGCGCCATCCTCGGCAAGGCCGAGTTCATGAATCCCGGACAGTCGGTGAAGGACCGCGCCGCGCTCGCCATCATTCGCGACGCCGAGGCCAAGGGGCAGCTCAAGCCCGGTGGCGTCATCGTCGAGGGCACGGCGGGAAATACCGGCATCGGCATCGCGCTGGTCGGCAATGCGCTGGGCTATCGCTCGGTCATCGTCATCCCGGAGACGCAGAGCCAGGAAAAGAAGGACATGCTGCGGCTCGCCGGCGCGACGCTGGTCGAGGTGCCGGCTGCGCCCTACGCCAATCCGAACAACTATGTGAAGGTCTCCGGCCGCCTCGCCGAGGAGCTGGCAAAAAGCGAGCCGAACGGCGCGATCTGGGCCAACCAGTTCGACAATGTCGCCAATCGGCAGGGCCACCTCGACACCACCGGCCCGGAAATCTGGGACCAGACGGCCGGCAAGGTCGACGGCTTTATCTGCGCGGTCGGCTCGGGCGGCACGCTCGCCGGCGTCGGCATGGCCCTGAAGGCGCGCAACCCCAAGGTGACGATCGGCCTTGCCGATCCGATGGGCGCGGCGCTCTATTCCTATTACACGAGCGGCGTGCTCAAGGCGGAAGGCTCCTCGATCACCGAAGGCATCGGCCAGGGCCGCATCACCGCCAATCTGGAAGGCGCACCGATCGATGCCGCCTTCCAGATCCCTGATGCGGAAGCGGTGCAGATCGTCTTCGATCTGCTGGAGCAGGAAGGCTTATGCCTCGGCGGCTCCTCCGGCATCAACGTGGCCGGTGCGATCCGACTGGCGAAGCAGATGGGCCCCGGCCACACCATCGTGACGATCCTCGCCGATTACGGCACGCGCTACCAATCCAAGCTGTTCAATCCCGAATTTCTGCGCTCGAAGAACCTGCCGGTTCCCGGCTGGCTGGAGCGCGACGGCACGATACTTAAGCAGGTCGCGGCCAGGGTGATGGCGTGA
- the corA gene encoding magnesium/cobalt transporter CorA, producing the protein MTVSNVRFAASAAPKPVPRDPVAEGQLHAAGVVASSVYAHGVRVADIPVEEAGDWANKDGHVVWIGLFEPESALLKCVQKQFNLHPLAVEDATNAHQRPKLEQYGDALFVVARTAQLIDGRIAFGETHIFVGRGYIVSVRHGASTSYTSVRQHWETCPTSLAKGEDFILYAILDFVVDNYMPVLEAIHDEVEEIEDKVLAKPMTRSDIERLYMLRRDLLRLRNAIAPLVDVCQRLTSGNVPQVRPTLATMFRDVTDHVRTVQEKIDSLREVLAFAFEASLLVGQSQENAITKRLASWAAILAVPTAVAGIYGMNFKNMPELDLHYGYYGVLAVIVTSCAVLYWRFKRNGWL; encoded by the coding sequence ATGACAGTCTCGAACGTCAGATTTGCCGCCTCAGCGGCTCCGAAACCGGTCCCTCGCGATCCCGTCGCCGAGGGGCAACTCCACGCCGCCGGCGTCGTCGCATCAAGCGTCTACGCCCATGGCGTGCGCGTCGCCGACATTCCGGTGGAGGAAGCCGGCGACTGGGCAAACAAGGACGGCCATGTCGTCTGGATCGGGCTCTTCGAGCCGGAATCGGCCCTGCTCAAATGCGTCCAAAAGCAGTTCAATCTGCATCCGCTCGCGGTCGAGGACGCGACCAACGCCCATCAGCGCCCGAAGCTCGAGCAATATGGCGACGCCCTGTTCGTGGTGGCGCGCACCGCGCAACTGATCGACGGGCGCATCGCCTTCGGCGAGACGCATATCTTCGTCGGCCGCGGCTACATCGTCAGCGTGCGCCATGGCGCCTCGACCTCGTACACGTCGGTCCGACAGCACTGGGAGACCTGCCCGACCTCGCTGGCCAAGGGTGAGGACTTCATCCTCTATGCGATCCTCGACTTCGTCGTCGACAACTACATGCCGGTGCTCGAGGCGATCCATGACGAGGTCGAGGAGATCGAGGACAAGGTTCTCGCCAAGCCGATGACGCGCTCCGACATCGAGCGGCTTTATATGCTCCGACGCGACCTGCTGCGGCTGCGCAACGCCATCGCGCCGCTGGTCGATGTCTGCCAGCGGCTGACCAGTGGCAATGTGCCCCAGGTGCGGCCAACGCTCGCGACGATGTTCCGCGATGTGACCGACCATGTCCGGACGGTGCAGGAGAAGATCGACAGCCTGCGCGAGGTGCTCGCCTTCGCCTTCGAGGCGAGCCTGCTGGTCGGCCAGAGTCAGGAGAACGCGATCACCAAGCGGCTCGCGTCCTGGGCGGCCATCCTGGCCGTTCCGACCGCAGTCGCAGGCATCTACGGCATGAACTTCAAGAACATGCCGGAGCTCGACCTGCACTACGGCTATTATGGGGTGCTGGCGGTCATCGTCACGTCCTGCGCCGTCCTGTACTGGCGCTTCAAGCGCAACGGCTGGCTGTGA
- a CDS encoding SLC13 family permease has product MTQPQLLSVLLVAGMMAAFLWGRLRYDIVAMLALLLAVALGLVPAAEAFKGFSDDIVIIVGSALVLSAAVARSRIIERLFSKLGPRLSSTQLEVPLLVFAVAIMSAIIKNIGALAMMLPIAYQLARKDGKSPSIFLMPMAFASLLGGIVTLVGTSPNVIVTRVRQELGGQPFSMFDFAPVGIVVALAGCAFLSVGYRLLPRDRRGAVSLDQAIDIKDYLTEAKLTEKSPLAGKTVADLKAIGGGGAEIVSILRNERRVQAPLPDAGLRAGDILLLRGDAAVLERVVTEGRLDLIGKDRPTHKEDALDPDRIAEAIIGPSSVLIGQSAGDMALHSRFGVNMIAISRSGERFSQRLRDIRLRAGDVVVIQGDEKLLPEKLSGMGLLPLADRLVPLGLTRRVVLTVAITLAAIIALAAGLAPVPLIFFAAAVLLIAFRCVPLREAYNNVDAPILVMLAALIPVSDSLRATGATDLFASWLAVIGGGLPGWAAVALILVAAMAVTPFLNNAATVLVMAPIGAGFAKNLGYNPDAFLMAVAIGAACDFLTPIGHQCNTLVMGPGGYRFSDYARLGAPLSLIVILLAVPMILLVWPLR; this is encoded by the coding sequence ATGACCCAGCCTCAGCTCCTCTCCGTCCTCCTCGTCGCCGGCATGATGGCGGCCTTCCTCTGGGGGCGCCTGCGCTATGACATCGTCGCGATGCTGGCGCTGTTGCTCGCCGTGGCGCTCGGGCTGGTGCCGGCGGCGGAGGCGTTCAAGGGCTTTTCCGATGACATCGTGATCATCGTCGGCAGCGCGCTGGTTCTGAGCGCGGCGGTGGCGCGGTCGCGCATCATCGAGCGGCTGTTCTCGAAGCTGGGCCCGCGCCTGTCCTCGACCCAGCTCGAGGTGCCGCTGCTTGTCTTCGCGGTCGCCATCATGTCGGCGATCATCAAGAACATCGGCGCGCTCGCGATGATGCTGCCCATCGCCTATCAGCTCGCGCGCAAGGACGGGAAATCGCCTTCCATCTTCCTGATGCCGATGGCCTTCGCCTCGCTGCTCGGCGGCATCGTCACGCTGGTCGGCACCTCGCCCAACGTCATCGTCACGCGCGTGCGGCAGGAACTTGGCGGCCAGCCTTTCAGCATGTTCGATTTTGCGCCGGTCGGGATCGTCGTGGCGCTCGCGGGCTGCGCCTTCCTGAGCGTCGGCTACCGGCTTCTGCCGCGCGACCGGCGCGGCGCGGTCTCGCTCGACCAGGCCATCGACATCAAGGATTACCTCACCGAAGCGAAGCTGACCGAGAAGTCGCCCCTTGCCGGCAAGACGGTGGCCGATCTCAAGGCGATCGGCGGTGGCGGGGCCGAGATCGTCTCGATCCTGCGCAACGAGCGGCGGGTGCAGGCGCCCCTCCCGGATGCGGGGCTGCGGGCCGGGGACATCCTGCTGCTGCGTGGTGATGCTGCCGTGCTGGAGCGGGTCGTCACGGAGGGGCGGCTCGACCTCATCGGCAAGGACCGCCCGACGCACAAGGAGGATGCGCTCGATCCTGACCGTATCGCCGAGGCGATCATCGGGCCGAGTTCCGTCCTGATCGGTCAATCGGCCGGCGACATGGCGCTTCACAGCCGTTTCGGCGTCAACATGATCGCGATCAGCCGCTCCGGCGAGCGCTTCAGCCAGCGGCTGCGTGATATCCGCCTGCGCGCCGGCGATGTCGTCGTCATCCAGGGCGACGAGAAGCTGCTGCCGGAAAAGCTCTCGGGGATGGGGCTGTTACCGCTGGCTGACCGGCTCGTGCCGCTCGGCTTGACGCGTCGCGTCGTGCTGACCGTTGCGATCACGCTCGCGGCGATCATCGCGCTTGCGGCAGGCCTCGCGCCAGTACCGCTCATCTTCTTCGCCGCGGCCGTGTTGCTGATCGCCTTCCGCTGCGTGCCACTGCGCGAAGCCTACAACAACGTCGATGCGCCGATCCTGGTGATGCTGGCGGCGTTGATCCCGGTCAGCGATTCCTTGCGCGCGACCGGCGCCACCGATCTCTTCGCTTCCTGGCTCGCCGTGATCGGCGGCGGTCTGCCGGGCTGGGCTGCGGTCGCGCTGATCCTGGTCGCCGCGATGGCGGTGACGCCCTTCCTGAACAACGCCGCGACCGTGCTCGTCATGGCGCCGATCGGCGCCGGCTTCGCCAAAAATCTCGGCTACAATCCCGATGCCTTCCTGATGGCGGTCGCGATCGGCGCGGCCTGCGATTTCCTCACGCCGATCGGACACCAGTGCAACACGCTGGTGATGGGGCCGGGCGGCTATCGCTTCAGCGATTATGCGCGGCTCGGCGCGCCGCTCTCGCTCATCGTCATCCTGCTCGCCGTGCCGATGATCCTGCTGGTCTGGCCGCTGCGCTGA
- a CDS encoding magnesium transporter CorA family protein, with amino-acid sequence MLIIHGVSSDSRDKLRHATLEPGEAFPADAVWIDLLNPTPEEDRRVEQHLGISIPTREEMHDLEPSEIIYTEDGARFMTARVICQSDTVVPKLADVTFILTEKALVTVRYDEPGAFNIFLNRATKPGGCGEQPEAVLDGLIEAIVDRAAEVLRGVGDKIDIASRRVFAGRGQDVERGGVYQIVIQKIGQYEHIISNVRESMVSVERVLLFLSANYTRPKKAQTGFSAEWRSAVRDVQAIEQHAAFLSNKLQFMMDATLGLVSIEQNKIIKLFSVVSVALMPPTLIASIYGMNFKTMPELEWQWGYPLAVGLMILFAVLPYLLFRWKKWL; translated from the coding sequence ATGCTGATAATCCACGGCGTCTCCTCCGATTCGCGCGACAAGCTTCGGCACGCGACGCTCGAACCGGGTGAGGCCTTTCCGGCAGACGCCGTCTGGATCGATCTGCTCAACCCGACACCCGAGGAAGACAGGCGCGTCGAGCAGCATCTCGGGATCTCGATCCCGACGCGCGAGGAGATGCATGATCTCGAACCCTCCGAGATCATCTACACCGAGGATGGCGCGCGCTTCATGACGGCGCGCGTCATCTGCCAGTCCGATACGGTCGTCCCGAAGCTGGCTGACGTCACCTTCATCCTCACCGAGAAGGCGCTGGTGACCGTGCGCTATGACGAGCCCGGCGCCTTCAACATCTTCCTCAATCGCGCCACCAAGCCGGGCGGCTGCGGCGAGCAGCCGGAAGCGGTGCTCGACGGCCTGATCGAAGCGATCGTCGACCGTGCGGCGGAGGTGCTGCGCGGCGTTGGCGACAAGATCGACATCGCCTCGCGCCGGGTCTTCGCCGGGCGGGGGCAGGATGTCGAGCGGGGTGGGGTCTATCAGATCGTCATCCAGAAGATCGGTCAGTACGAGCACATCATCTCGAACGTGCGCGAGAGCATGGTTTCGGTCGAGCGCGTGCTGCTCTTTCTCTCGGCCAACTATACCCGGCCGAAGAAGGCCCAGACGGGCTTCTCAGCGGAATGGCGCTCTGCGGTGCGCGACGTGCAGGCCATCGAGCAACACGCCGCCTTCCTCTCCAACAAGCTGCAGTTCATGATGGACGCCACGCTCGGCCTCGTTTCGATCGAGCAGAACAAGATCATCAAGCTGTTCTCGGTCGTCTCTGTCGCGCTGATGCCGCCGACGCTGATCGCTTCGATCTACGGCATGAACTTCAAGACGATGCCGGAGTTGGAGTGGCAGTGGGGCTATCCGCTGGCGGTCGGGCTGATGATCCTGTTCGCGGTGCTGCCTTATCTGCTCTTCCGCTGGAAGAAATGGCTCTGA
- a CDS encoding NAD(P)-dependent oxidoreductase encodes MSLKGRTLFITGGSRGIGLAIALKAAKDGANVTIAAKTAEPHPKLPGTIYTAAAEIEAAGGKCLPLMVDVRDEQSVAEAIAKTAETFGGIDIVVNNASAIQITNTQMTDMKRFDLMHQINTRGTFMVSKYAIPHLEKAENPHILMLSPPLDMKTQWFAPHLAYSIAKYGMSLCVLGLAGELAPKGIAVNALWPRTTIATAAVQNLLGGDKMVQASRTPEILADAAHMIFSKPSREFSGNFLIDDSFMAGEGVTDFTPYRVDPSVPLMPDFFVPADSKPPQGVKGGV; translated from the coding sequence ATGTCGCTCAAGGGTAGGACGCTTTTCATCACCGGCGGCTCGCGCGGCATCGGGCTGGCCATTGCGCTCAAGGCGGCGAAGGATGGCGCCAACGTCACCATCGCGGCCAAGACCGCCGAGCCGCATCCGAAGCTGCCCGGCACGATCTATACGGCTGCCGCCGAGATAGAGGCGGCCGGCGGCAAATGCCTGCCGCTGATGGTCGATGTTCGCGACGAGCAGAGTGTCGCCGAGGCGATCGCCAAGACGGCAGAGACCTTCGGCGGCATCGACATCGTCGTGAACAATGCCAGCGCGATCCAGATCACCAACACCCAGATGACCGACATGAAGCGCTTCGATCTGATGCATCAGATCAACACGCGCGGCACCTTCATGGTCTCGAAATACGCGATTCCGCATCTGGAGAAGGCTGAGAACCCGCATATCCTCATGCTCTCGCCGCCGCTCGACATGAAGACGCAGTGGTTCGCGCCGCATCTCGCCTATTCCATCGCGAAGTACGGCATGAGCCTGTGCGTGCTCGGGCTCGCCGGGGAATTGGCGCCGAAGGGCATCGCGGTCAACGCGCTCTGGCCGCGTACGACGATCGCCACCGCCGCCGTCCAGAACCTGCTCGGCGGCGACAAGATGGTGCAGGCGAGTCGCACGCCCGAGATCCTGGCGGACGCTGCCCATATGATCTTCTCGAAGCCGTCCCGCGAGTTCTCCGGAAACTTCCTGATCGACGACAGCTTCATGGCGGGCGAGGGCGTCACCGACTTCACGCCCTATCGCGTCGATCCGTCGGTGCCGCTGATGCCCGACTTTTTCGTGCCTGCCGACAGCAAGCCGCCGCAGGGCGTGAAGGGCGGCGTCTGA
- a CDS encoding SDR family NAD(P)-dependent oxidoreductase has translation MTAVSPPLSGRICLVAGASRGLGRGIAKALGEAGATVIVTGRSSEAGPHTDQRPETFEDTAREVEAAGGRGHPYRCDHTNEREVDGLVAWALRRFGRLDCVVDAVWGGNEGYDGERYPDGSGFGAPFWRRPAARLGQSFESGVYAQLLLARAVAPAMVQMRAGLIVTVSFDTAGGYLGDVFYDLAKTAMNRLSFAMAEELRPFGVTALGISPGHVLTERVRDAGLDAETTETPLYAGRAVAALAADPQVAGFAGQVLHVADLARAYGFTDRDGSQPARFVITNQQGGGDVAQG, from the coding sequence ATGACGGCCGTCTCTCCCCCACTCTCCGGCCGCATCTGCCTCGTCGCTGGCGCTTCGCGCGGGCTCGGGCGCGGCATCGCCAAGGCGCTGGGCGAGGCCGGCGCCACGGTGATCGTCACCGGGCGCTCCAGCGAAGCCGGGCCGCATACCGACCAGCGCCCGGAAACCTTCGAGGATACGGCCCGCGAGGTCGAGGCGGCCGGCGGCAGGGGCCATCCCTATCGCTGTGACCATACCAATGAGCGGGAGGTCGACGGGCTCGTCGCCTGGGCGCTGCGCCGCTTCGGCAGGTTGGATTGCGTCGTCGATGCGGTCTGGGGCGGCAATGAAGGCTATGACGGCGAGCGCTATCCGGACGGCTCCGGCTTTGGGGCGCCGTTTTGGCGCCGGCCTGCCGCGAGGCTGGGCCAGAGCTTCGAAAGCGGAGTCTATGCGCAGCTCCTGCTCGCGCGCGCCGTCGCACCGGCGATGGTGCAGATGCGCGCCGGTCTCATCGTCACGGTGAGCTTCGACACGGCGGGCGGCTATCTCGGCGATGTCTTCTACGATCTCGCCAAGACGGCGATGAACCGGCTGAGCTTCGCGATGGCCGAGGAGCTCAGGCCCTTCGGTGTCACCGCGCTCGGGATCTCGCCGGGCCATGTCCTGACCGAGCGCGTCCGGGACGCGGGCCTTGACGCCGAGACGACAGAGACGCCGCTCTATGCCGGCCGTGCCGTCGCGGCGCTCGCTGCCGACCCGCAAGTCGCGGGCTTCGCCGGACAGGTGCTGCATGTCGCCGATCTGGCGCGCGCCTATGGCTTCACCGATCGGGACGGCTCGCAGCCCGCCCGCTTCGTCATCACGAACCAACAGGGAGGCGGCGATGTCGCTCAAGGGTAG